In Dolichospermum flos-aquae CCAP 1403/13F, the following proteins share a genomic window:
- a CDS encoding S-layer homology domain-containing protein — MFSRNYPAVFLSFAVLLSLTACANSQSAKNLEQSLAADPQLQNNPVPFGKSQSQQITPNPNTSTIKLPADFPADIPIYPNAKLEEITPANSENKISIRWQSADPSNIITSFYRQQFQAKNWQIVQQPQDDVDGTFSAKRNDLLINVTIKPQTVTKAEPNQPQTATKLVIEYSSNSKDTSTNPVTPADNSEFIGPVLPNSNNSNVVTQPTLQPTTQPETLTTQEFTDIQKAPPEWRTAGSSASLSHIQDLATLGVLSIEPKTTEFLPDQIITRREYARWLVAANNAMYANNPAKQIRLASPSTQPAFRDILTKDPDFPVIQGLAEAGLIPSALSGDATAVLFRPDAPLTREQLILWKVPLDTRQALPAANLEAVKQTWGFQDAGNIEPKALKAVLADFQNAEQSNIRRVFGYTTLFQPKKPVTRAEASAALWYFGTQGEGISATEALKLRS, encoded by the coding sequence GTGTTTTCCCGTAACTACCCCGCTGTATTCCTGAGTTTTGCTGTTTTACTATCCTTAACAGCCTGTGCTAACAGTCAATCTGCTAAAAACCTAGAACAATCATTAGCGGCTGACCCTCAGTTGCAAAATAATCCTGTTCCCTTTGGCAAATCTCAGAGTCAGCAAATAACACCAAACCCCAACACATCAACAATTAAATTACCGGCTGATTTTCCCGCAGATATACCCATTTATCCCAACGCCAAACTAGAGGAAATTACACCAGCTAATTCGGAAAATAAAATATCAATTCGGTGGCAAAGTGCAGATCCTAGTAATATAATCACCAGCTTTTACCGCCAGCAATTTCAGGCTAAAAACTGGCAAATTGTCCAACAGCCTCAAGATGATGTAGATGGGACTTTTTCCGCCAAACGCAATGATCTACTCATCAATGTCACAATTAAACCACAAACAGTTACCAAAGCTGAACCCAATCAACCGCAAACTGCTACTAAATTAGTAATTGAATATTCATCTAATTCTAAGGACACATCAACTAACCCAGTTACACCAGCAGATAATTCTGAATTTATAGGTCCAGTATTACCTAATAGCAATAATAGCAACGTAGTCACTCAGCCAACCCTACAGCCAACCACCCAACCGGAAACCTTAACAACTCAGGAATTCACTGATATTCAAAAAGCACCTCCAGAATGGCGAACTGCTGGCAGCAGCGCTTCGCTATCGCACATTCAAGATTTAGCTACATTGGGTGTATTATCCATCGAACCGAAAACAACCGAATTTCTCCCTGATCAAATTATCACCCGTCGGGAATATGCCCGCTGGTTAGTTGCAGCTAATAATGCCATGTATGCGAATAATCCAGCCAAACAAATCCGGTTAGCATCCCCCAGCACTCAACCAGCTTTTAGAGACATCTTAACCAAAGATCCTGATTTTCCAGTCATTCAAGGATTAGCCGAAGCTGGTTTAATTCCCAGTGCTTTATCTGGAGATGCCACAGCCGTTTTATTCCGTCCTGATGCACCCTTGACGCGAGAACAATTAATTTTATGGAAAGTTCCTTTAGATACTCGCCAAGCCTTACCCGCAGCCAATTTGGAAGCCGTTAAACAAACTTGGGGTTTTCAAGATGCAGGTAACATTGAACCGAAAGCATTAAAAGCAGTTTTAGCAGACTTCCAAAATGCTGAACAATCAAATATTCGCCGAGTTTTTGGTTATACAACCTTATTTCAACCCAAGAAACCTGTAACTCGTGCTGAAGCTAGTGCAGCTTTATGGTATTTCGGTACTCAAGGCGAAGGAATATCAGCAACAGAAGCTTTAAAATTAAGAAGTTGA
- a CDS encoding type II toxin-antitoxin system PemK/MazF family toxin has product MTSLTINPDLPKRGEIWLVNFDPTVGAEIKKVRPAVVISSDSVGKLPIKLIAPITDWKTYFSSNFWHVKIEPNSINRLNKDSAIDTLQLRGADLQRFIRKLGSVSEITMLEIIASIATVIEFEV; this is encoded by the coding sequence GTGACATCATTGACTATTAACCCTGATCTGCCAAAACGTGGAGAAATTTGGTTGGTCAACTTTGATCCTACTGTTGGTGCAGAAATCAAAAAAGTGCGTCCTGCTGTCGTCATCAGTTCGGATTCAGTAGGAAAGCTTCCTATCAAGCTTATTGCTCCTATTACAGACTGGAAAACATATTTTTCATCAAATTTCTGGCACGTTAAAATTGAACCTAACAGTATCAATAGATTGAATAAAGATTCTGCAATTGATACTCTCCAACTAAGGGGAGCGGATTTACAAAGGTTTATTCGTAAATTAGGGAGCGTTTCTGAAATTACAATGCTGGAAATTATAGCTTCCATTGCTACTGTAATCGAATTTGAGGTCTAA
- a CDS encoding peptidoglycan-binding protein: MWCSFDKSRVTIALICMVAASVVASDIAFAARQRNYTPDEFRSVLRGLGYNVKVTKDPLTDEETKKAINQFQTGYKLKVDGKVGPKTQDKAAKIVEILQANLNTVLKPKTLLPRDQFYSPQLEELVKEYQKKHQLSETGIADLQLRQKLNEEVKNVIDKPTPTATPTATPTAKPTVKPTVKPTATPTVKPTATPTVKPTATPTVKPTAKPTAKPTAKPTVKPTTKPTATPTVKPTAKPTATPTTKPTATPTATPEK; encoded by the coding sequence ATGTGGTGTAGTTTCGACAAATCCAGAGTAACTATAGCTTTAATCTGTATGGTAGCAGCTAGTGTTGTAGCTTCAGACATAGCTTTTGCAGCCCGTCAGCGCAACTATACGCCGGACGAATTCCGATCCGTATTACGGGGGTTGGGTTATAACGTTAAAGTTACCAAAGATCCTCTGACTGATGAGGAAACAAAAAAGGCTATCAATCAATTTCAAACAGGCTACAAGTTAAAGGTGGACGGGAAAGTAGGCCCCAAAACCCAAGATAAAGCCGCGAAGATAGTCGAAATTCTGCAAGCTAATTTGAATACTGTACTTAAACCAAAAACTCTACTTCCCCGTGATCAATTCTACAGTCCCCAGTTAGAAGAGTTGGTAAAGGAGTACCAGAAAAAACATCAACTCTCAGAAACTGGGATTGCTGATTTGCAACTTCGCCAAAAACTAAATGAAGAAGTTAAGAACGTCATTGATAAACCAACACCAACAGCTACACCAACAGCTACACCAACGGCTAAACCTACAGTTAAACCAACGGTTAAACCAACAGCTACACCAACGGTTAAACCAACAGCTACACCAACGGTTAAACCAACGGCTACACCAACAGTTAAACCAACAGCTAAACCAACGGCTAAACCAACGGCTAAACCAACGGTTAAACCAACGACTAAACCAACAGCTACACCAACGGTTAAACCAACGGCTAAACCAACAGCCACACCAACGACTAAACCAACAGCTACACCAACAGCTACACCCGAAAAGTAA